The Cylindrospermum stagnale PCC 7417 genome segment AATGGTTTTCACAGCGCTATTGGTGTGCAGAGTTCCCATGACTAAGTGACCAGTTTGAGCCGCTTTCAGGGCAGTATTGACTGTTTCTTTATCCCGCATTTCCCCCACCAGAATCAAATCTGGGTCTTCCCGCAAAGCTGCTTTTAAAGCGTGGTCAAATTTTAGGGTGTGCATTCCCACTTCCCGTTGCTTGACTAATGACTTGTGGCTTTGGTGGACAAATTCAATGGGATCTTCAATAGTGATGATGTGTTTAGGCATCTGTCTGTTGATGTAGTCAACCATCGCCGCCAACGTCGTCGATTTGCCAGAACCAGTAGGCCCGGTAACTAAAATAAAACCTTTGTGGTAATGGCAAATATCCCGCAAAACTGGAGGTAATCTCAACTGCTCCATAGTCAAGATTTTTAGCGGAATCAATCGCAGCACCATTGAATAGCCTCTGAGGGAGTCAAAAACATTGATCCGCACACGGGCAAATTCGTACTGAGTTGCGCCATCAAATTCTAGGCTTTCTTGAAACCGCTGAATTTCCCCCTCGCTCAATACTTCACGCAACCAACTGATAAAACCTTCTTTATCGGTTTCAGGATAATCCGTTATTTGGATTTCTCCACGGTTGCGGAAGCGGGGGATCTCACCAACACCCAAGTGAAGGTCAGAAAATCCCTGATCAAACGCTTCTTTGACGAGCTGCGCTAAGGTCGGTCCCGAATATTTAATTTTGAAGGCGGAAGGACTAGGAATCATCGGCGGTGGAGTTCCCGGACGATGGGTTGCAACAGGCGCAGAAGTTGTTGGTGAGGATGTGGTCTTAACAGCGGGGGTATTGCCACTGCGATCAATTGACATATCTAACGTTTGTGTAGCTTGGCGCTGCGTAGTCACCGTTGGCGGTGGTGGTGGTGGTATTGGTGGTAGATTACGGGGCTGTGATTCTGTCATATATCTTCACTTTTGGCAGGCAGAAAGTTGAATCAGCAAAAACTTAGTGGTGACTTGGGACAAATACTTGCGTAGACGCCTGAGGAATAGAGGCATTCAATTTTCGATTGGGAATTTTAGATTTCTTTTGCATCCAAAATCTAAAATTCTGTCAGGCGATGTCTACTTTAGGGGCTACGTCTACACAACTCTGGCACAACAGTCAGTTTCTGTTCATCCACCTCCACTTGTATCTTTTCTTTTTTAAATTCCACTATTTATTGGTTCTATAGAAATTATTTCACAGATATAAACTTGTTTAACACACCCCGTCCCTTAAAATCTCTATGTGTATACACTTAAAATTTCAGTTCTAAGAAAGACTAAATATTTAAAAGCGGCTATTTCCATGTTGAAAATGAGAAATTTTTCTTCAGGATGAATCCAAGTTGCTAGCAATTAACAGCAAAATCAATCAGCAGATAATTTTTTCAGCTTGATTAGATAATTATGAGAAGCACTACCGGTTTTTATAAGAAATGTTAAGCAATCTCGACCCAAGCCTTCGGGGATCAAAGTATGGGACTAACGGACTTAAGGTTCTATGCCTGAAGATAGATGCGACAAATAGCCTTGATCCTTAAATGTGAACTTGACTAGACATCCATAATTACAAAATATTAACTGTAAACTTTAGTAAACAAATGCTCATTTTATCAATAGGTTTCTATATACTGAAATTTCACTTAAATCAATTTAGTTTGCTCGCCACAAGCGGGAAATAGCTAAAAAAAATAAACCTTGCTGTGTATTGGGAGGAAAAGTCATGGTTTCTGCTCAAAGCTCTAATCTAGGAAAGACCTACTCCTTGTTGTTGATTAAAAGCTTTTTGATCTGGACTTTCACATTGGCAGTGTGCTTGCTGGTTGTCGGTTTCCCATTAGTTGTTTTGATGGCGACGTTCGGATGTTTGTTGTCGATTGTGCTGCAATCTGTAATGCCTGTTAGTGCAGTTTTGCTTGTAGCCGGCGGTCTAATCATGTTTAATGTGATGGCTGTGTTGGTTGCTGCTGGCGTGCTAACTCTTAAAGGTATTCATCCTAAGCAAGTCAGATGGTTAAGCTGGCTGCATGGAGAGACAGAACAAATGCAGACTACCGTTTATGCTGCTTGTCCTTTAACTTGCGAAACAAAGTTTTAGTCATCATTACGGAATTCGACAAACAGTGCATCTGCCCGGTTCAGCCGGGTTTTTTAATGTTTATTTTTATTTTGTTAAAGCGATCAGGGCTTTAAAGAAGGAAAATTATTTATCTTGCGTTGTGAACTATAATTCATGGCGTCTCAGTCTAATGACTCATGACTAATGACCAATGACTATTGACTATTGACTAATGACTCATCAACAGCGAGTTGGCGTTATTTTGGGTACTCGTCCGGAAGCCATTAAACTAGCGCCAGTGATTCAAGTCTTTCAACGTTCCCCGGACTTGGAGTTGCAAGTAATTTTGACAGGACAGCATCGCGAGATGGTTGAGCAAGTAATGCAACTGTTCAACCTCAAAGCAGATCGTAACCTGGAGATTATGCAGCCGCAGCAATCTCTAAATGATATTACCTGCCGCAGCTTACAAGGCTTAGAGGCGCTATTCCAGGAAAATAAGCCAAATTTAGTTTTAGTACAGGGAGATACTACCACTGCTTTTGCCGCAGCTTTAGCAGCATTTTATCAAAAAATACCTGTAGGTCATGTGGAAGCTGGTTTAAGAACGGATGATTTATTTAATCCTTACCCAGAAGAAGCTAATCGGCGGTTAATTTCTCAACTCACCCAGTTACATTTTGCCCCAACTCCTTGGGCGGCGGAAAACTTGCGCCGTTCTGGTGTGTTGGGAGAAATTCACTTGACGGGTAACACGGTGATTGATGCGCTGTTGAATGTGGCTGCAACTCAACCAGCTTGTGAGATAGCAGGCTTAAACTGGGATAAATATCGTGTTCTGTTAGCTACAGTGCATCGCCGAGAGAATTGGGGAGAACCATTGCAAGCGATCGCCCAAGGGTTTTTGCAGATTTTAGACAAGTTTGCTGATACAGCTTTGCTATTGCCATTACACCGCAATCCGACTGTCAGGGTACCGTTGCAGGAACTTCTAGGCAATCATCCCCGCATCTTTTTGACAGAACCCTTAGATTATGGTGAATTAGTCGCGGCGATCGCGCGATCGCATCTTTTGTTAACCGACTCCGGTGGCTTGCAAGAAGAAGCACCCAGTCTTGGTAAACCTGTGTTAGTTCTCAGAGACACCACAGAAAGACCAGAAGCCGTTACCGCAGGTACCGCCAAACTTGTGGGCACTACCAGTGAGAAAATTTTTGCCACCGCTAGTGAATTACTCAGTAACCCAAATGCATACACAGCAATGGCAAATGCCATTAATCCCTTTGGGGATGGTCATGCAGCAGAACGGATTTTGCAAATTGTGCAAAATTACTTAGGGTGCAACTAAGCAACATCATGGTGGTGTAATTTCCAGAAATATGCTTCTAAAACCGGAGTTCCTGCCGGTTTTTTATTAGCTATAGATACTTAAACTAGCTAGCAGTTTAAATCACCAGCAACCAAAATTACCCGAACAGGACTGACGCAAAATCATGAAAAAACAATATTGTTGAATCTGCTTGCTAATGTCATTGATACTTCATAG includes the following:
- a CDS encoding type IV pilus twitching motility protein PilT, giving the protein MTESQPRNLPPIPPPPPPTVTTQRQATQTLDMSIDRSGNTPAVKTTSSPTTSAPVATHRPGTPPPMIPSPSAFKIKYSGPTLAQLVKEAFDQGFSDLHLGVGEIPRFRNRGEIQITDYPETDKEGFISWLREVLSEGEIQRFQESLEFDGATQYEFARVRINVFDSLRGYSMVLRLIPLKILTMEQLRLPPVLRDICHYHKGFILVTGPTGSGKSTTLAAMVDYINRQMPKHIITIEDPIEFVHQSHKSLVKQREVGMHTLKFDHALKAALREDPDLILVGEMRDKETVNTALKAAQTGHLVMGTLHTNSAVKTIERILNLYAGEEQDAMRVAISESLVAVIAQGLCRTTDGKRAAFHDILINTDAVKEWIKDGKYDEITELMKQASFDGMITMNQSLLNLYQEGRITEETALEMSPTPNEMAQFLRGRV
- the wecB gene encoding non-hydrolyzing UDP-N-acetylglucosamine 2-epimerase; translation: MTHQQRVGVILGTRPEAIKLAPVIQVFQRSPDLELQVILTGQHREMVEQVMQLFNLKADRNLEIMQPQQSLNDITCRSLQGLEALFQENKPNLVLVQGDTTTAFAAALAAFYQKIPVGHVEAGLRTDDLFNPYPEEANRRLISQLTQLHFAPTPWAAENLRRSGVLGEIHLTGNTVIDALLNVAATQPACEIAGLNWDKYRVLLATVHRRENWGEPLQAIAQGFLQILDKFADTALLLPLHRNPTVRVPLQELLGNHPRIFLTEPLDYGELVAAIARSHLLLTDSGGLQEEAPSLGKPVLVLRDTTERPEAVTAGTAKLVGTTSEKIFATASELLSNPNAYTAMANAINPFGDGHAAERILQIVQNYLGCN